The Pseudofrankia inefficax genome window below encodes:
- a CDS encoding penicillin-binding transpeptidase domain-containing protein, producing MTVAAVVVAVAVAATIVTVVAPGKKSHPVVGFVPTGTSPEQDGEQLTTAFLTAWGAGNLGLAASYTDSPQAAEAALAAYRDGLHLGTLRGSPTGAIRLPESAPAATVSTPRVKVTVAMNDLVAATASTGTISGTWTYHSSLVAYQKPDSPAWSIAWAPDDLAPNLTATTHLAAVPVAPKATSVLDSTGNSLTSYGDAGLNTIAGALKASPPKDLGQPGLDVEIQSATGAPVTGSQAVISAPVDATLATTISAKAEQAARGAVAEHPQSSLVAIQPSTGQILAIANNAGYNDFALTAAVAPGSTGKIISAAALLSQGVLTANTPVECPAVYTVQGISYHNDKGESEPASTPLSYDFAQSCNNAFSQWWRQESNGRLASVAKEYFGLNQPWDIGLGKPATYYNQPASASGSELAQNMFGQGHLTASPLAMASVAATVANGTFKQPILLPGAAQAAATPLPTNVDAQLKTMMRDVVTQGTAAGLGFGPTVYAKTGTADVDNQGQPNSWFVAFDPARDIAVACLVLNAGYGAQIAAPEVQHFLANY from the coding sequence GCCCGGTAAGAAGAGCCATCCCGTCGTCGGTTTCGTGCCGACGGGAACCTCACCGGAGCAGGACGGCGAGCAGCTCACCACCGCTTTCCTGACCGCGTGGGGCGCCGGCAACCTCGGGTTGGCGGCCAGCTACACCGACAGCCCACAGGCCGCCGAGGCGGCGCTCGCCGCGTACCGCGACGGCCTCCATCTCGGCACGCTGCGCGGCTCACCCACCGGCGCCATCAGGCTGCCCGAAAGCGCGCCGGCCGCGACCGTGTCGACGCCCCGGGTCAAGGTCACCGTCGCGATGAACGACCTGGTCGCGGCCACCGCGAGCACCGGGACGATCAGTGGTACCTGGACCTACCACTCGTCGCTGGTCGCCTACCAGAAACCGGACTCGCCAGCGTGGTCCATCGCGTGGGCCCCTGACGACCTCGCGCCGAACCTCACCGCGACCACCCACCTCGCCGCCGTCCCGGTGGCCCCGAAGGCCACGTCCGTCCTCGACTCCACCGGCAACAGCCTCACCTCCTATGGGGACGCGGGCCTGAACACGATCGCGGGAGCGCTGAAGGCCAGCCCACCCAAGGACCTGGGCCAACCGGGGCTCGACGTCGAGATCCAGTCCGCGACCGGAGCGCCCGTCACGGGCAGCCAGGCCGTCATCTCCGCGCCGGTCGACGCCACCCTGGCCACCACCATCAGCGCCAAGGCGGAACAGGCCGCGCGCGGCGCCGTCGCGGAGCACCCGCAGAGCTCGCTCGTCGCCATCCAGCCGTCCACCGGCCAGATCCTCGCCATCGCCAACAACGCCGGCTACAACGACTTCGCGCTCACCGCCGCGGTCGCACCGGGCTCGACCGGAAAAATCATCTCGGCCGCCGCCCTGCTCAGCCAGGGCGTCCTCACCGCGAACACCCCGGTCGAGTGCCCCGCCGTCTACACCGTGCAGGGCATCAGCTACCACAACGACAAGGGCGAGTCCGAGCCGGCGTCGACGCCGCTGTCCTACGACTTCGCCCAGTCCTGCAACAACGCCTTCAGCCAGTGGTGGCGGCAGGAGAGCAACGGCCGCCTCGCCTCGGTCGCCAAGGAGTACTTCGGCCTCAACCAGCCCTGGGACATCGGCCTCGGCAAACCAGCCACCTATTACAACCAGCCGGCGAGCGCCAGCGGCTCCGAACTCGCCCAGAACATGTTCGGCCAGGGCCACCTCACCGCGTCCCCGCTCGCGATGGCCTCGGTCGCGGCCACCGTCGCGAACGGAACCTTCAAGCAGCCCATCCTGCTGCCCGGAGCCGCCCAGGCCGCCGCGACTCCCCTGCCCACCAACGTCGACGCGCAACTGAAAACCATGATGCGCGACGTGGTCACCCAGGGCACAGCCGCCGGACTCGGCTTCGGCCCCACCGTCTACGCCAAGACAGGGACCGCGGACGTCGACAACCAGGGACAGCCCAACAGCTGGTTCGTCGCCTTCGACCCAGCCCGGGACATCGCCGTCGCCTGCCTCGTCCTCAACGCCGGCTACGGCGCCCAGATCGCCGCCCCCGAAGTGCAGCACTTCCTGGCCAACTATTAG